AAACCAAAAGCTGCAAGAAGAATCTGATGTCTGAAAGAAAAGATTGAAACCACAAAATATTTTAAGGGAAAATCATGTGGAGCTAGCCTATAGAAATCACAGAGAAGAGATGGTTTCAAATCCCAGTCTCAACAGAGCTAACATATCTCCTCCAGCACTACAGAAACATCTCTCATTTTATCTTATGCATTGTATCTGTACTACCCCAcccaggcaaacaaacaaaaagcaatctGAATAAAACCCATTCTTGCAAACCAAGCAGTGTAGCAGTCACACCTCTGTTTCTGAGGCTGGTGCTCCTGCAAGATCTCCAGAATGAAGAGATCTTTAGGGAGAGTTTTGTTTAAGACACTCATATTACACCTCAGCTTAATCCTCACTTTCGTTTAAGAACGTTTAACTTTGTTCTAGAACTGATAAAAAAGGTTAATAGATTATCACAGCCACAAATCCTACTCTATTCTTGTGCTTTCTAGGTACAAACTAAGTCATGCAATGCAGGACTCAAAAATTGGCTCAGGTGAGTCATTAGAGGGagctcaaaaaaagaaaatcccgAAATTCCTTGCTAGTAACTCCTCTCTCCTTATCCCATAGACCTAACTCTAAATTCAACCCTAAATTTATGGATAAATCTTTCAAAGGCCACTGTCTTCTGGGTTGAGAGGCTAATTTGCTCCAGCTAATCCCAGCACTCAACCATTTCACTCTAACGACAGACATCTGTGGCACATCTTTTGCACCAAAAAAACATGCCAGACACTTGCTAGATACTGGCTTGGTCATATACATCTTCTCAAAGTGCCCGATTTAATTTAAGATGTATAGATACAAAATTACAGAGTCCagagaaaaaagcaagcaaacatttTATTCACTTGAGACATGCTGTCTTGAGTTCAATTTGTAACAGTAGTTAATCATTCACAAACAAAAGaatacagttttaaaaaataactcattTGTTCTTCGCAGCAGAGGATTAAGACATGGTGTACTGGATAACTGGTACAAAATACATGCTCCATGGAAGTAAATGTATTTCTATTGTGCATTTTTTGGAAAACTTTATCATTTTAACTTTCATTGTCTTTGTACCTCAGAGGCAAGAATTATTACATAGAAAAGGTCTGTTTCATTTCTCAGTCTTCTTCTGAAATGACTGCATAGTAGTTCTTTATttaagggcattttttttttttctgatggtgtTGCATCCAGCTAGGACAGATGTTTTCACCTGCCCGAATCACAGTTACCAAACACAGACTCCATGTTGCTGATAATGATGGCAGAGTTCCCCCTGGTTTGCCTGACAGGCAGAGCTCCTCCTTTACTGTTGCGAGGTTACAAGTGCTGTCAGGCAAACAGCACAGAAGTAACTCTGGCCACCCTGACAATGCACATCCTGACAATGCAGTTTCAGGGCATGGTTGTGCAGAACAAGTGCAAAACAATTGCCGTGGAGCTCTTCGCAGCACCTACCACGTACCCCATACTGCTGCCCGGCCCAGCACCGAACTGGGGGAGCTTCTTCCACCATGCCATGCTCCCATACAGGCAATTGCTGAAGTTGTACAGTTTTTCATGGGAGGCAGACGCCACAGCCATCTCCATGACACTGGAACAGTACTTATCCCAGAAATCCTGTTATCACCGTTTTGATGGACCTTTGGCTTTTACACATTATATATACACctattatgtgtatgtgaagtggATATGTAACACATGCAAGGCAGTGCACGTGTAACGTTTGCAATAGTTTATAATCCCCATGCCCTCTGGGGACTGAATCTATGTGAAAATCCCGCTTTTAAGGAATTGTCCCTAAAATCACATGCTGCATTCAAGAGGCAAGGCCATGGCCTTTTACCCCTTGCTCCATCACCGTCCTCTCAGGGCTGTTTCCCACCTCCGTTGTCCACCCATGCGGGCGAAAGGCCCCCTGAGCGACGCCACAgcgctcagctcggctcagcccACCCGGCCTAACAGCCCCGGAACGAGCCGCACCCACAGGCCCAGCAGGCCAGGCCAGGCCCGGCCTAAGAGCGCCGGACCGCGGCCGCGCTGCGCTCCCGGCGCAGGCCGCAGGGGGCAGTCCGGGCCTGGCGCCTCTCCTCCGTGCGCAGGCGCCAGTGCGAGCCCGCCGCCGAGGGCTGCCCGCCCGGGGACGGGGGCTCCATGCGCTGCCAGGTAGGTGCAGCCTGCCGGCGCCCCTGGGGAGCGGGCCTGGCTAGAGGCAAGGCGGGAGCCGGGCAGAGCGGCGGGGCACCCGCACCCCCTCTCCCGGCGGCGCCGGGCGGGCGAGGCCTGGACGGCGGGAGCTGAACCCCGATCCGCGCTGACTGACCGCCCCCCGCCCTTTCCCTGCTCTCCTGGCAGCCGGGACAGGAGCGCCGCGACAGAGCTGTCGGCACTAGAGGCCAAGGAAAGCTTTTCCTCCTGCTCTTTCGGTTGTTTGCTTTGGTGTTTTCAGCTAAGTTAATAAGCAACAGCGTTTTTTCCCAGTAGGCCCCGGCCCATTGACCGGTGTGTTCCCGGCAGGTGTCGGTGCTGTATTTCGCCCGGAGCGCGGAGCTGGCGGGGCTGCGCAGCGAGACGCTGTCGGTGCCGCGGCGGATCACGGCGCGGCAGCTCTGGGACGAGATCGTCAGGGTGCACCCCAGGTACGCGGGGAACGCGCTGCCGCGGGGCAAGATTTAACGGGATTGCGGCTTTTGGGAAATACAAATGCAGCGTTTGGAGTTGAGCTGAAACATGCATCAGTCCTTTGATACCGTGAAAACAATGACTTTACCTGGTTCTTGGAACCTGCAGCGAGTGCTTTCTGTTTTGTCTGGTTGCAAATGCTGTAACCTTATGTAAAGACCTGGTCAAATAAATGTACCCAAAAGCTGGGCTTGAGGGGTAGTTTAGGACTTGTGGCCTGTTACCCAGGAGAGCCGTGGTGCGGTGATTCTGCTGCATGTGAAAACACCTGAGCTGTATTATTAATCTCTGGAGAAGGTGAGGTGTCTGAAGGAGGGACCAAGCACAACCAGGGCAATAAATAAGAAATTCATTATAATGTGCAGGTGTTGTTTTCAATCGCTTATTTTTAACTGTACTCTCAGCTGTTGGTCTGAGGTTATGGCACACTTTGGAAGACAGGTCAGGAAGGGAACTGAAGCCCTGCCACAGGCTCCCTGACACTCAACCCTTATGCAGGGAAGAGGCTCAGTCACTTTCAACCTCCTCTGggttgaagaaaaaaacaatgctATTAGTTCTATTTCATAGTGAGTCTGGTCCTGAGAGAGCACTGGGTGTGCACTGTAAGGACTTCTGCAGTGCTGGTGCCCTTTGGGAACACTGGCAGAAATCCACCCTCAGGTTAAGGCTGAGGTAAGGTGCTCAGTCCTATTGAGTCTGATAGACTAAGGTGCAACACTGTTTTAGGCTGGGTAGCAAAGAAAAATCTAAGGTATCACAGAATTTGAGGTCATTGGGATTTAGTGTTGAATGCACTGGAATTTCCTAAGTTTGGACTTAAGTGCCAAAGTCCTCCTTTGGGCACCACCATTCTTTATTAGATCTAGTCTCAaaggctatgaaaaaaaattatttaccaaTGATACCTGTTTCCAAAAGAGAAGCTCTAACCAATTGTTAGACCAGAGACCCTTTCCTCACAGAGAATTGAGACTGAATGTGTTTTGGTGGAGGAGGCAGTAGGgaattttattttgcagcttattAATGTGgtgtcagaagcagcagcagcaccaccttTGGTTGGTTCCCCATAGTTTGTCAGTTTTGTCCATTTATGAATGATGACTTGGGGCAGTACATTTGCATGTGCAGTCACTTCACAGTGGCCTTAGAAAATGCTTCTGCTCCTAGCTTTTCTGGAAGAACTCAAAATAATTGTAGGGCATTGACCACAAACTTCTATTCACATTGCTAATGAATATTCAAACTGCAGCGCGAGCGTACTTGACAATGCTCTTCTGTTCCACCCATTTTCCACAATGAATTAACTTGCAAGTGACATTAATTAGAGTCCATCCGTCTAATGAGCACTCCTGTTCCATAGTTGCGCTCAGTTCCTCAGCGGCTTGCTTTACTTTATACAGTCCCTGCCTTCAGTCTGCCCTCTAAGTCAGTGCCACTGTGTTTTGTTCAGCTTGTGCCTTGCCTACTTTTGTCTATCTGGCTGGTAGAaaataagattatttttatttgtacttttttGGCATTTCTACTTGTTTCTAGGCAATACAGCTCTCTGGTGTCTGTAACAAATTGGGTAGTCTCAAACAATAACAGTTATCACTCCTGAACCTTCTGAAGAAAAAGGttggcattttttttctgatgtcttaCTGGGGTTGCCCTCATACTCACTGGGTGATTGCATTTAGTCATGAAAGTAACTccctctctcttggtattcagagCTGTGGCCTCACAGCAGCATCTCACAGATAGGAAATTAGAAAATACATGGAAGATCTGCCAGAAAATGCACCATCTCTGCTCTCTTAGTTCTGTTGCCACTCCTTATCAGTAGCAAATTTCAGACCTGTAAGTACAAAAGACCTGAAGCCTCATAAAGTATGAGGTTAGACAAAAACAACTCTTTGACCACTGAATCTTCAAGAGATCTCATGAGCAGCATCCCACGGTGCTTCTTGCCATGTAAGAAAATTGCCCCAGTCCAGCCAGCCTGAATCAGGGGTACATTTGCTTCTAATCCCAAACTGGATGGTTGCCAGCTTCTTGAGTTACGTTCCTCTTTGTTTGAAGCTTCTGAATTGGGTCTGGTATACATTGGTTTGTTCTGATATAGGCCTTTTACAAATCCAATTCCTGACTTCTGAAAATTATATTGAGTTGGTTTCTTCTCAGATACCAGAAGAAAATCCAAGAGTTAGGAGGTCAGTGTTGTATTTTTCAAAGTGTATCGGAGGCAGAGTTGCATAAGTCTCAGCAGTATTTACCTCAGCTGCCCTAGACTGTGCACCAGTTTGTTGTTTAATGAAATTTCATGGTTAAATGCAAACACTCTATTTAGAAATCTATTTGTGCTCCTGCCAATCCCCTTCAGGCTTGCTGTCATCCGGGATCAAGTGGTTTTTGCTGTTCAGCAGGAATACGTGCTTCTTGGAGATCAACTCCTGGTCCTGCAGCCTGGAGACGAGGTTGCCATCATCCCGCCAATTAG
The Patagioenas fasciata isolate bPatFas1 chromosome Z, bPatFas1.hap1, whole genome shotgun sequence DNA segment above includes these coding regions:
- the MOCS2 gene encoding molybdopterin synthase sulfur carrier subunit; translation: MRCQVSVLYFARSAELAGLRSETLSVPRRITARQLWDEIVRVHPRLAVIRDQVVFAVQQEYVLLGDQLLVLQPGDEVAIIPPISGG